One window of Bacillus alkalicellulosilyticus genomic DNA carries:
- a CDS encoding Asp-tRNA(Asn)/Glu-tRNA(Gln) amidotransferase GatCAB subunit A, translating into MTNLHTLTASELGPLYKHNHISPVEVTKEIINRIEKVNPVINAYITTVPEVALAQAKKAEQEMISGNYKGPLHGIPIGIKDNFDTKGIRTTVGSKLLSENIPSETAFTVKKLMDAGGIMLGKLSMHEFGGGLTNTNPVYGHVRNPWNINHVPGGSSGGSGAALAAGMATLATGTDTFGSIRVPASMCGVYGLKPTYGLISTTGVAPLAWSLDHPGPMARSVSDLALMLQYMTGHDPEDPASLKVPSPQYSQTLNQGIQGLKVGIPTAFLEGLDPEVSKLFNQAVNTLKNLGAEVKEIKIPELSLASFASYVVTTGEASAYHYEWLQTKSEQYAPDVRIFFQAGAVTTSPQYVRAQQIRRELIKAIKNAFQEVDVLVGPSVPITTPRFSENWDEQNLEITRKSMPFTAPPALSGIPSLAVPMGLCSCGVPVGMQFMGNHLSEQLLLQVASAWEQTDPLRVTM; encoded by the coding sequence ATGACAAATTTACACACGTTAACAGCAAGTGAACTAGGTCCTTTATACAAACATAATCATATATCTCCTGTAGAAGTGACAAAAGAAATCATAAACCGCATCGAAAAAGTGAATCCAGTTATCAATGCTTATATTACGACTGTTCCTGAAGTCGCATTAGCCCAAGCAAAGAAAGCTGAACAAGAGATGATATCAGGAAATTATAAAGGTCCTCTTCATGGGATCCCAATTGGTATAAAGGATAATTTTGATACAAAAGGGATTCGAACAACTGTTGGTTCAAAATTATTGTCCGAAAATATCCCCTCTGAAACTGCATTTACTGTAAAAAAATTAATGGATGCTGGTGGGATTATGTTAGGTAAGTTGAGCATGCATGAATTTGGTGGAGGATTAACAAATACGAACCCTGTATATGGTCATGTGCGTAATCCTTGGAATATCAATCATGTTCCTGGTGGTTCAAGTGGAGGAAGTGGTGCAGCGTTAGCAGCTGGAATGGCCACGCTTGCTACAGGTACAGATACATTTGGTTCTATTAGAGTTCCTGCATCAATGTGTGGTGTTTATGGACTAAAGCCTACTTACGGACTGATTAGCACAACCGGAGTGGCTCCTTTGGCATGGTCATTAGACCATCCAGGTCCAATGGCACGGTCGGTCTCTGATTTAGCACTTATGCTACAATACATGACTGGGCACGACCCAGAAGATCCAGCTAGTTTAAAAGTTCCATCACCACAGTATTCTCAAACACTGAATCAAGGTATTCAAGGCCTGAAGGTTGGGATTCCTACTGCATTTCTAGAAGGTCTCGACCCAGAAGTTAGCAAACTCTTTAATCAAGCGGTCAATACACTTAAAAACCTAGGAGCAGAAGTAAAAGAAATAAAGATACCAGAACTCTCACTCGCCTCTTTTGCATCATATGTTGTCACAACCGGTGAAGCATCGGCTTATCATTATGAATGGCTTCAAACAAAATCGGAACAATATGCACCTGATGTTCGGATATTTTTCCAAGCGGGTGCGGTTACCACGAGTCCTCAATATGTTAGAGCGCAACAAATCCGAAGAGAGTTAATAAAAGCGATTAAGAACGCATTTCAAGAAGTTGATGTGTTGGTAGGTCCGTCTGTACCTATAACTACACCTAGATTTTCTGAGAACTGGGATGAACAAAATTTAGAAATCACAAGGAAATCGATGCCATTCACTGCTCCACCTGCTCTTTCAGGAATCCCAAGTCTTGCTGTACCTATGGGCTTGTGTTCATGTGGGGTACCTGTAGGAATGCAGTTCATGGGAAACCATTTATCAGAACAATTATTGCTTCAAGTGGCTAGCGCTTGGGAACAAACGGACCCTCTCCGTGTTACCATGTAA
- a CDS encoding VOC family protein has product MTSPIVNHIAATFIPVSDINKSKCWYCDILGTPGVGDIIRDRLYIIPLQHEHVLVLDKKIYSKNAIKDTPLFQLNTQDIHAAYRFLLEKEVEFVTNIQVGHWFTFKDPDGNILMVCKT; this is encoded by the coding sequence ATGACTAGTCCAATAGTAAATCATATTGCTGCTACGTTCATTCCAGTAAGTGACATTAACAAATCAAAATGTTGGTATTGCGACATACTTGGTACGCCAGGTGTTGGTGATATCATAAGGGACCGCCTTTATATCATACCTTTACAGCATGAGCATGTCCTCGTGTTAGATAAGAAAATCTACTCCAAAAACGCCATCAAAGATACTCCATTATTTCAACTAAATACCCAAGATATCCACGCTGCGTACCGCTTTTTACTAGAAAAGGAAGTAGAATTTGTGACAAATATTCAAGTAGGACATTGGTTCACATTTAAAGACCCTGATGGCAATATTCTAATGGTTTGTAAAACATAA